In Balaenoptera acutorostrata chromosome 3, mBalAcu1.1, whole genome shotgun sequence, the genomic stretch TTGGGGATTCATCATTCCAGTGCTCATGGTCTGGGGTTGAGGCAGTGCAATGAGACAACTGCTTTCTGTGCTGTTTTTTTTTGACCCAGAATCCTGGACTCTAGCCACTGCCATCAGGCTTATCAGGAGGGTGTACTTATCTTCTCCAGACCCAGTATGAATACAAGGACTCCCCTGAGGACTCCCCTCCCTTAATAGGGCTGAAATAGTCCAAAATAGCATTTCCCAGACTCTAAGAACAGAAAGGTCAAACATATAAAATGATGCATGTAGGGCTCTATCCAACCAAAAATATGGACTGAATCACTTCCCACAAGAGCAGCAATGAGTTCCAGGACCCAGGTTTTCCTGATGGAAATCTGGAGTTTCTTTCCTCCAGATCTGTCTGTAGGTCATCCTGCCCCTCAAAGAAACCCAACGTTGTGGCCCCAGGTGAGTAGGGCCTGCTCACTCACCTCTTCCCAGAGCTAGACCGTGGTTAACTACCTTCCTAGGCTCCTCCTGTTACTCTGGGGAGTCCAAGAGGTCTTAGGGTTCCCAGGTGACTCCTGGATTTGTCCCCAGAGGACCGAAAACTGTTTGTGGGTATGCTGGGCAAGCAACAGGGTGAGGAGGACGTCAGACGCCTGTTCCAGCCCTTTGGCCACATCGAGGAGTGCACCGTCTTGCGGAGCCCCGATGGCACCAGTAAAGGTGACTTGAGCTGACCCCTGGATTTCCTGATGACCCCGCCTCACTCCGGACCACATGACCCTTTGGCCTCTGTGACCTGAGCCACCTCTATCCTGCCCCAGGCTGTGCCTTTGTGAAGTTCGGGAGTCAAGGGGAAGCTCAGGCGGCAATCCAGAGTCTGCACGGCAGCCGGACCATGGCGGTGAGGGCGGGCGCCGGGGCCCGGGGTGAGGCCAGGGGTCTGGGGActggctcctcctccccacaTGCCGGGGAAAGGGCCTGAGGAGCAAGGCCCTCGGCCCAGGGCCGGGGCTGAGGTCTAGACCCGTCCTTGCAGCCTCCGCTGCCTTAACCCAGGGCGCCTCGTCCAGCCTCGTGGTCAAGCTGGCGGACACGGACCGCGAGCGCGCGCTGCGGCGGATGCAGCAGATGGCGGGCCAGCTGGGTGCCTTGCAGCCGGCGCCGCTGCCGCTGGGGGCCTGCGGAGCCTACACCACCGCTGTAAGTGCCTGGCCCGGCGGGCGCGGGCGGGCAGCGGGTGAGCCAGGCGCGGGGTGGGGCGCCGGGGCAGATGCCCGCCGCTGGGCCCTCCACACCCGCCCTTCTTCCCTCCCAAAGATCCTGCAGCACCAGGCGGCCCTGCTGGCGGCGGCGCAGGGCCCGGGCCTCGGCCCGGTGGCCGCAGTGGCGGCACAGATGCAGCACGTGGCGGCCTTCAGCCTGGTAGCCGCGCCGCTCTTGCCGGCTGCAGGTACTGTGCGCAGGGGGCGGGGcccgcggcgggggcggggcgggcggggcggggctgcggCCTGACTCTCCCAACTCCTCGCCACCTGCAGCCAACTCCCCGCAGGGCGGCGGCCCCAGCACGCTTCCGGGTCTCCCGGCGCCCATCGGGGTCAATGGATTCGGCCCCCTGACCCCCCAGACCAACGGGCAGCCTGGCTCGGACAGTCTCTACAATAACGGGCTCTCTCCTTACCCAGGTGGGCCCCCCCCACCCGCTCCGCCCAAATCTCCCCCAAAATGGAGTGGGGAgcgggggtcggggtggggggcgggggtcggggtggggggcgggtggcAGGGCCTGGCCTCCTTGAGAaggggctcctcctccttccctgctgcCTCTCACAGCCTCCCTCCACACTCCCTGCGTTCTCACCTTACCCTGAGTGCCCGCCCGCCAGCCCACCTTCACTGTGGGCCTTGcgcccctctctccccagcccagagTCCCGGCGTGGCTGACCCCCTGCAGCAGGCCTACGCTGGGATGCACCACTACGCAGGTTTCACTTGGCGCTACGCGGCCTGGGGGGTTTGAAGGGCCCCAGAAAGTAATAGGGAGATTTGGGGGGGGGTAGGCTCTGTTCTGAGGAGTCCGACCCTCCTTTCGCCCACCCTTGGACCCAGAACGACCTTTCTAGGGGTGAGGGTTACTGTGGACTGGCTGAGTTGGTCAAAGGTGGCCAGGCAGACGGGGCCCTGATTGGGGGTGGCTCCTGGGGGTCACTGCCCACTCCCACCTCTGTCTCCAGCAGCCTATCCGTCGGCCTATGCCCCAGTGAGCACAACTTTTCCCCAGCAGCCTTCAGGCCTGCCCCAGCAGCAAAGAGAAGGTGAGGGACAGGGGTCTGGAGATCAGGGCCTGGTGGGGCTGGACTCAGGACTCCTCCCCTGAACCAGCATGCTCCTGTTCCTGCAGGCCCCGAAGGCTGTAACCTCTTCATCTATCACCTGCCTCAGGAGTTTGGTGATGCAGAACTCATCCAGACATTCCTGCCCTTTGGAGCCGTTGTCTCTGCCAAAGTCTTTGTGGATCGAGCCACCAACCAGAGCAAGTGTTTCGGTGAGCTGAGCCCCATCCCTAGGCCTCTCCCACTCCCAACTTCGAGATTCCTTACAGACCCTAAGACTGTACCTCCGGAAGTCAATGATTCCTAGAAACTGAGTGTATAGCGCTCAGCAGGGTCACAGACCAATGATGAGGCTAAGCCCAGACCAGGAACAAGTCTATTTCAGGTTCACCTGGGAAGGTCAGGTGTCTGGTAGATCTTCAACCAGGTTAGGCTTTAGAGTCTAGCCAGGGcaggtggagtctgggtctgggacCAGAGATCCCCTCCAACTGCAATTCAGAGGACCAGAATGGGGGCtgtggagagagagagttttCCCATGCCAGGGAAACACAGGGAAACACCCCACCAACACACTACCTGCCTCCCCAATACACACACTCAGAATTACCTCCTGTCCTTCCAaaaatcacacgtttaggaaactcAGGCCACTTGCCTGTGTAAGTACgagcatgtgtctgtgtgtgtgcacacgtgcaaaCACTGGAGGGTGGAGGAGTACTGATCGATGGAACTGGCCTGAGGGGGCAAGCAGAAGGGGCTGGTCATAGAGAAAGGAGGCCCTGCCATGCAGAGTTCCCAGCTAACCTCTCTGCACACACCCTCCAGGGTTTGTTAGCTTTGACAATCCAACCAGTGCCCAGACAGCTATTCAGGCCATGAATGGCTTTCAGATTGGCATGAAGAGGCTCAAGGTCCAGCTAAAGAGGCCCAAGGATGCCAACCGGCCTTACTGATCTACTCTCACTGACCAGCCACAGAAAGGTGAGTCCTTAGTGGACCCCCGGCAGATGGGGCCTGAGTGATGGAGGCGCTCTCAGCTTTGATATTCCTTTTGGGATGCTGGGGGCACCGACCTCTGAAAAAGTCTGGGAGAGAAGAGCCAGGAGTTAGGAGGAATCCTCAGTTTGAGGCTGTGTTTTTCCTTCAATCTAAGGACTGAGACAAATTAGACAACATTCCTGCCCCCACAGTCTGGGAGAGACAATTACAGTAAGATCCAACCAGTTCATTCCACTCCAGAGATAGCCACAGGGGACCATAGTAGAGAATTCCTGTGTGGGGAGTGCAGGGGGGTGGAGAACGAGACTAGAAAAGTACATTTGTGCTAGCTTGTGAAGGGTCTTAAAGGCCatgagtttggactttatcctgaagaTGGTAGAGGACCACTGAGGAGTTTAAGCAAAGAAGGGACAGGATGTAAGGGCTGGGATAATGGCAGTGAACATGGAGATGAGGAGAGAAGCAAATACACTGAAGATGCAGGATCTACAGGGCgtggtggtgatggggagggCGATGACAAGCTCTTAGGTTTCTGGCAGGGCCGGCTGCCTGTGACTTTTAGAGATTGCTGTCTCAGAAGGTCCAGAGGACCCTGCCTCACTTGAACTACCCCCAGGGAGCCCTCTGGAGGGGGTGCTGGGCTGAGGTCATCTGCCCGGGACCCAGGGTCTGGCTTCAGTGGAAGCCTGAGGTCCAGCCACTCACCTGAGCCTGAGGCCAGCCACTCACCTGTCACAGGTAGGGAAAGCTGCTCTTCTTGTCTTGCCCTCCAgagtgattttttcctttttttccctttctctctccttatcAATTAATACCCAACATTGGAAACTGAAGagtgagaagaaaggaaaagaaaagcacagaaatGCTTGAGCAGCCCTTCCTGAAGGAGCAGCCACAGATGGAGGTGGACCCAAGGCCAGTGCCTGGGCTCAGGCCACTTTAAGGATTGTTTTCACCAAGTGGGTTGTTCTGTGCCTGTGATGTAGAGCTCAGGCTGGCAAGGCAGCTGGGGCTGGCTGAGGAGTGACTGTCTAGGGGGACCAGCAGAGGGCCTTGGGGGGTGCCAAGGGCTTCtccacgagggaagcccagattTACTTCTTTCAAAATCATATCATTCCTTAGAGTTTAGGGACCAAAGGActattgctttttaaagaattatagaattacatatatatatatatatatatatatatatatatatatatatatatatatacaaaaaaaatcacaagagaaacaaaaaggacAGTATAGAGTCTAATAAAAGCTGCCTTTAAATATCCCTAGGAGGCAGGGTGAAGGAGACCCTTGAAGGCCCCAGCCTAGGCAGAGGAAGGCTGTGGAAAGATTGTTCTGTGTCTCATTCCCTCTTAacgccccccacctccaccccaccaccttttaaaaataatgaaggacTTGAGGTCTGGGCCCACATGCAGGTAACAAGAGAGTTATTGACGCAGTGAACCCACAATTCCCAAACTCAGAGAGCATCCACGAAGAGGCCTCAAGGAGGAGCTCTGGCCTGCCCTGCTCTTTGCCACCCCGAAAAACCCCTTAAGCCAGCAGGGGTGGGAACCTGCCTTTCCTTCTTGACAGCCTTTCCCGTGGAACCACTGCTTCCTCAGGCAGGAAGAAAGGGAGTCTGGACCACCCCAGCCTTTCCCTTCCCCATCCAGTTAGACAGAGGCCCTGCCTTTGGCTGAGCCGAGACACCTCCTGTTTCCCCTCACCTTGAGCCAGCCCCAGTGTCCCCTTGCTCCAGACCACCTTCTGTCTCTAAGTCTGAGTTTGCCCACCGGTAAAGTAGATTCAGGATATATGTAGAGGGCTGTGACAACAGACTTGGAAGGTTCGCTACTGTATATACTGCCATTGAGAAGGGGATAATTTTCAATATGTAGAAGCTTCAGAATTTAGAGGTCCCTCTTTACCCAGGACCTGGGAGGGAAGTAGATATTTTGCCAAAATACTTCatcattcctttaaaaactacatCTTTCCTATGCAAGAGTGTCTCAATGTGCTTATCCAAGGTGCTTCTAGATGGTGAGCGGTGTTCAGCTTAGAAGTGGTGTgtgctctgtctgtctgtctttgtctgtctgttgTATACAGTGGGTGCCATATAAAGCTGATCAATGGTGGTGCTTCCTGCCTGCTTCTGTGAGATGGGCAAAAGATTCAGCTTAGAGCACCATGACTCACTTGCCTTGGTCAGCCTTTCCTGGGCCTGCGGGGCCTTGCACATAACTTTTCCTAGGAGGATAATTTTCCCCTCTACCCCACAGACCTGGATCAAACTAGTCTGGGACCCCAGCTGTGTGGTGGGCACTCTGGTCCCTAGATGTTGCTGAGACTGGAGGCCTCTGATCTGATATCACATCAGACAATAAAGCatgtgggggcgggggcggcgggttCCTCCTTCATAAGAGTTTCTAAGAAAACTTGTTCCCACCTGTTCCTCTGTCTTTGACTCGTTTTTGGAGGGAATGGGATGAAAAATAACATTGCCAGGTAAGGTGCAGTAGTGCACAGGGCTGACAGGTAGACTGACCACCCTGGTCACCGATGGGAATGTTAACACCTGCACATTCAAACAGCTGTTCATATGGAGGCATAGAGACCCCTCACTGCTAGGTGCTAAACACTGTGCTAGGAGCTGGGGTGCAGGCATGTTCTAAGCACTCAGAGTTAGGGGGAAGGACAGTCCGATAATGTAGTTATAATGGAGGGCCCCAGAGAGTCTGTGATAGCGAGAAGAGTACCTAATTCAGACTTGACTGGTAAGGCAGGTCAGAGCAAGGTTTACTGAAGAAGATGAAGGAGGGGAAGAGTCTTCGAGAATGAACTGGCACATTTGCACAAAGCCATTTGGATAGCCGCATCATGCTGATAAATTATTACcaagaaatcataatgattacCGTTTATTCAGTGCCAATTATGGGGCAGACAGTGGGCACCAAGATAAGTCCCTTTCCCATTTCTAACTCTACCCTGAACCTTAACTCATCAAGTCACATCAGGACACAAACCAAAATGGCATTTGAAGTATCTTGTTTCATGGTTAGGGACTGACAGACCATGTATAAATGATGCAGAGGTTGGCAGGATCTAGATCAGGGGTCTATGGCCTGTGGGCAAATCTGGCCTACAGCCTGCTTTTGTGTGGCCTACAAATAATagtgtttttttacatttttaaagggctgttaagataaaacaaaatgaatatgagacagagaccatatgtggcccacaaagcctaaaagaTTTATCTAGTCCTTTAGataaaaagtttgctgatccctatAAGCTCATGGAAGACGTGTATAATGTCTAATGAGTTTAAGCAACAATGGTGTTTGTGTCTctgttgtgtgtgcatgtgttagTCCAAATCCTTTCAGCTGCAAGTGtcaaaaacccaactcaaacaTGTTTAAGCCAATAGGAAATTAGTTGGCTTACATAATTGATAAATCAAAGGATGTATCTACCTTTAGGCATGGCTTGATCTAGGGGTTCAAATGATGATGTCTCCATCTCTCGGCTCTGCTTCCTTCTATTTGGTGGCCTCACTAGTTCTAGCTCTAAAGACCTTGGGAGGACTTTGGCCAGAATGGACATGTGGCTACCTCTAGGGTGGAAGAGTAGGCCACCGTCATTGACAACTTCACAAGGACTGTGTGGAGGGGAGAACTGGGTCTTCAAAAGAAGGGATGATGGGCAGATAAGCAATTTGCATCCACAGTATTCCTCCCCTCTATTGTTCACCTTCCACCTATACTTTTCTTGACAAACATACACTTTCAAAAATGTGCCTGCCTAACAATGCAATGTTCCTAGGCCCAACAAGAAACACACTCACCCACTTCTCAATAGGAGAAAAAACAGAATCATGCCCAGTTGCTTTACTGAGCCCTCAGTCCAGGGTCCCTTTGTGATGTGCAATTCTTGATCAGGTCTGGATAAAACTTCCTGTGATTTTGCAATCTCTGGCTTAAAGATAAATTTAGCTACCCCTACATAACCAATATGGAGAGAAATAGggtaaccatttttaaaaaaagacaaaaaaaaccccttcCATTTGGAATaggggagaagagaaaacaaTGGTCACTGATCTATAGCATATAGCACATCCTTCTGGACAGTGGAGCAAGTTTCTTCGTCAACAAAACTGATAGCTCTTGGTCTTTTCCACTGGGAAATATCTCCCTCCTTTATGGACAGCCCTGAGAAGATGCCTCTTCTGGAATTGAATCATCCACCCTCCCTTTAGACATGGGTTTGGACCTAAAGATTGCCTTAGAGATTATGCCTTCCCAGATCCCCGATTGCCTGGTGAGGATTCTCTGGACAATTCCTTTCAATCCACGTGATTTGATTCCTGGGCTCTCTGTGAGCTAGTAACCATCATCAAGAATCTTGCTGAGTTCTTGTCCTTGAGTCTGGATCTGGCCCTTGTGGTTTCTGTCTCTTAGCAACAGGTCACACTTggcccattcccctccccctcagctTCATGGTTTCCACAATAGCCTGTCTGTGATAATAAATCAACCTTAATCTGCTCAGTGCCCTCAGAGAGAGATTACCTATATAACACTTGGCTGGCTGATGCTCCAGTGACCCTGACTAGATAGTCAAAATCCCTAAGTGGTACTGGCTCCTAGGTCTCAGCCCCAAGGCAATGCTTAGGACGGGAGTGAGGCAACCACACAAGCACTCATTCTGGACAATCTGCAGCTTGCTCCACTCCTCGCCCTCTGGCCCTGGTCCATTATTACACTAAGGCCACATCACCAAAGCACTCCTGAGAAGAGTCTATCAGTGGACATTGAATTGGGGGGCCCTCTGAGAACTTGTTTAACTTGGGGACTGTGGGCAGAGTCTTCAGCCTTCAGGAGGGCCCCCagaatttctctctgtctctctggatgCAACCTGGGTGTCTTGGATACAGAGAGAAAAGACCTTTGGTCTGAGATGGGACTGACAACCTCTGACCTCAGAAGCAGCTCTGGATCTACTGTGTGCTCTGACCAGACCTGGGGTCTCACCTCTgcctcagtggaacagaacatgCATGTAATACCCTCCAAAAGAGGGTACTAAGGTCAGGGAGGTCACCGaatctctctttatcttttcCAGCTTTGTTTGCAATCTTTGGGCATCCACTGTCCTCACTGTACCTGCCTTCACTGTGACACAGCCAAATCCAGCAGAGATTCAGAGGCTGGCTGTTTTGGGCCTGTGCGCCTCCCTCAGCCAGTATATTTGCTCAAGCGTGTTACACAGCCCTGTGTTCTTTGGGAGAACCAATGAAGGAATAAACCTCATGGGCtcaggaagctcagagccaaaGCGGATTCTGTAGCTGCCCTTCGAGCTTGAGCCACGTGAGGTCCACAAAGAGTTGACCAAGTCTGCGCCAAGTGCAAACTCAGAAAGGGTGGAGAGCTACTCCTTTTCTCCCCAACCCCGCTTCAGACACTGCCATCACAGTATGGCGGCCTGGGCTGATCAGAGCCTTTGATTGGCCATCTGTAGAGGGGACTTTGAACTTCCATGCTCTAGCCTCCTGCCCTCTAGTGGCCTAAGAGCACAGAGACCCAGAAGGCAGAGCAAGCTGCAAGCCTGGGTTTGACTCTTCCAAAGGTAAGTCTTAGGTACCCAGGAGAAAATGCAGGGAACCACAGAAAGAGCCTGAGAAAATTAGCCTCAGCTTCTTCTGGGGAGTATGCCAGAAATGGGCTGACCCTGCACCCTTGCCACTGGGCCTCTGACAGGAATCCAGCAGTCTGGGCTGGATTTCCTGCATGCGAGCAGGAAAAATCAGTTGTGCCCTCAGGACCTTCTTGCTACCCCACTGTTGGGACTCAGTGTTGGGATGGGGGCTTTGATTGCTGCTCCATATCTTAACCCAGGTGCTCTAGGAAGCAGACTCTGAGGCAAGGATTAACGTGCTCACACTTTCTGGGGAGACGGAAGCCCAGGATGATGAGAGGGGAGAAGAGACGTGGCAGGGGAGAAAGATGTGAAGCAACGCAAGACAACGTATTACTGTCGTGGCCACTGTTTCACGTGAGCTGTGAGGAGAGAGCAGGTGACTTGACAGGACTGTTTGCTAAAGCACATGGTGTTTGCAGGGAGAAACTCCACCTTAGAACAGTTCACCAGGAGGAGAATTGAGAGGGAATTTTCCCACTCGTTCCCCTCTCACCTCCTGTTTTCTACTGGCCAAGGTGTACCTCACGGAGAGCTAACTCCACTGCATTTCTGAGTTGCATCACCCCCTGGGTTGCTGCTTGGGAAGTCAGATCCCATGCCTGCCATGTGGCATTTCTACCACAAATGTGGAAGTGGAGGGGCTACTTGGCATGGGTGGGGTGCCaaccaagagagagaaagatggaggtGGCCCAGGGAGCCCAGAAAGGTGCATGAGCGTTGTGACCAATACATCTCACTTTTTCCCACAGGATTCACAGCCAAGGTCCCCAGGCACCAGAATCCCCAGGACTGTctgaattttaagtaaaataaacattACTTAATTTGGGAGAAAAAAGATGCATTCAGGTGTGGCTCGGACCATCAGGCTTTTTCTCTAGAACTTCCCAGGCCCTAAGCTCCAGTATCTCCTGCTTGATGTCCCACATCTCTGCCTTTGTTCTCACTCATTTTAGTTTGGGGTAGAGGATCTGGCTTTTATAATCTATAAGACACATGATTATCTGACCCTTGGCAGTCTAGCTAGCAGGCCAAAGGCAAAAAAGGCAACTCTAAACAAAGCTGCATATGGTCTGGTTCTGCCAGCATGGAAGCAAGCTGAACTGCAGTTCCTTGCTAGAAATCTTGCGAGAGGCCAGCATACTCCAACATCCAGACATTTGTCCAATGTGTCCCTGGAGTCTCCATCTAGGATGGATGCCTGACCCAAAGCTCCAGATAAAATAGATCATGTAACCAGCTGACCTGATACCACATAACAGGGATTTCTAACTTCCCGCTCAAGGATGGGCAGATGCCCACACTGCCTCCACTTCACTTCAGTTCCACCAGATCCACATTCTAGAGTCTGTTGATTCCACACACCATTCCATTTGTGTATTAGGTCTGGTTTAATTACAAGCGACAGGAACCAACCCAAACCAGCTTAAGCAAGAAGGGAGCTGAGAAGTGTAGTGCTATTACCAACCAGGCAGGGCTGAATTCAAGGGCTCAAACAAATGTCATCAGacctctctcacttcatctctcaGGGCTCTGCTTCTTTTCGTTCCTTGtccccttctctttcctgccaTAAATATACTTTCTCCCTGTGATAGAGAGCTGGGTGGCAGCAGCTTCAATCTCATATGCTCCTGGCA encodes the following:
- the CELF6 gene encoding CUGBP Elav-like family member 6 is translated as MAAAPGGSAPPAGPGPRLGFSTADSGVGMSGLNPGPAVPMKDHDAIKLFVGQIPRGLDEQDLKPLFEEFGRIYELTVLKDRLTGLHKGCAFLTYCARDSALKAQSALHEQKTLPGMNRPIQVKPAASEGRGEDRKLFVGMLGKQQGEEDVRRLFQPFGHIEECTVLRSPDGTSKGCAFVKFGSQGEAQAAIQSLHGSRTMAGASSSLVVKLADTDRERALRRMQQMAGQLGALQPAPLPLGACGAYTTAILQHQAALLAAAQGPGLGPVAAVAAQMQHVAAFSLVAAPLLPAAANSPQGGGPSTLPGLPAPIGVNGFGPLTPQTNGQPGSDSLYNNGLSPYPAQSPGVADPLQQAYAGMHHYAAAYPSAYAPVSTTFPQQPSGLPQQQREGPEGCNLFIYHLPQEFGDAELIQTFLPFGAVVSAKVFVDRATNQSKCFGFVSFDNPTSAQTAIQAMNGFQIGMKRLKVQLKRPKDANRPY